In Cloacibacillus sp., the genomic window TAGCCGGAGATACGAGATCGATCGGACGCCTCATAAGTCTCGTCGAGGCGGATTCCCCCACATCCAAAGAGATCATGAAGGCCGTCTATCCAAAGACCGGCAGGGCACAGGTAATCGGTATTACAGGCAGCCCAGGAGCGGGGAAGAGCACCTTTGTGAACCGTCTTATAGCGCAGTTCAGAGCAGAGGGCAAGCAGGTAGGCGTCATCGCTATAGACCCCTCAAGCCCCTTCACAGGCGGCGCGATACTGGGAGACCGCTTGCGCATGCAGGACCACGCCGTTGAGGAGGGCGTATTTATCCGCAGCATGGGTTCCCGCGGCAACCTCGGCGGCGTCAGCCGCGGCACACACGAAGGGGCGCTGATCCTCGACGCCTGCGGCTTCGACGTCGTGATAATCGAGACCGTCGGCGTCGGGCAGTCTGAGGTCGACATCGTGAAGATCGCGGACACCGTCTGCCTCATCCTCACCCCCGGCATGGGCGACGACGTGCAGATAATGAAGGCCGGCATCATGGAGATCGCCGACGTATTCGTCGTCAACAAGGCCGACAAAGAGGGGGCGGACAAGGTGGCCGCCGACGTTCAGGTGATGCTCAAGATGCTCGGCGAGCGCGAATGGGTGCCGCCGGTGGCGCTCGTCTCATCGAACAAAAATACCGGCATCGACGAGGTAAAGGAGATCATCAAAAATCACAGCGCCTACCTCCACAACAGCGAAGAGGGCAAACGCCGCCGCTGGTCGCAGCTTGAGATGGAGGTCGAAGCGATCCTGAGGGGCGAAATATCGCTGCTCGTGGAAAACGCCTGGAAGGAGCGCCGAACTGATTCTCTGATGGATGAACTTTCATCAAGAAAGGCCG contains:
- the meaB gene encoding methylmalonyl Co-A mutase-associated GTPase MeaB; the encoded protein is MNKLLERALAGDTRSIGRLISLVEADSPTSKEIMKAVYPKTGRAQVIGITGSPGAGKSTFVNRLIAQFRAEGKQVGVIAIDPSSPFTGGAILGDRLRMQDHAVEEGVFIRSMGSRGNLGGVSRGTHEGALILDACGFDVVIIETVGVGQSEVDIVKIADTVCLILTPGMGDDVQIMKAGIMEIADVFVVNKADKEGADKVAADVQVMLKMLGEREWVPPVALVSSNKNTGIDEVKEIIKNHSAYLHNSEEGKRRRWSQLEMEVEAILRGEISLLVENAWKERRTDSLMDELSSRKADPYTLASEIIQKIIK